In Panacibacter ginsenosidivorans, the following proteins share a genomic window:
- a CDS encoding DUF6580 family putative transport protein, whose amino-acid sequence MSLTKFNPRNAVVLLIIIVIAAIRVANNLSSNITVLANYSPLAAMALFGSAYFKGNAKPLLFPLMAIFISDIILFNTVYKDYGNGILYDGWLWVYGAFLLIGISAKLIIRKVTVQNIAVAIITAVLIHWIVTDLGVWIGSRIYTQTWVGLIECLNAAIPFELRLLTATVIYSTIMFAVFELMQKKYSALRIA is encoded by the coding sequence ATGTCACTAACAAAATTCAATCCACGCAATGCGGTTGTGTTACTCATCATTATTGTAATTGCAGCAATTCGCGTGGCAAATAATTTGAGTTCAAATATTACTGTGCTTGCAAACTACTCCCCGCTTGCCGCCATGGCATTGTTTGGTAGTGCTTACTTCAAAGGAAATGCAAAACCATTGTTGTTCCCGCTAATGGCAATTTTCATCAGTGATATCATTTTATTCAATACCGTTTACAAAGATTATGGAAATGGTATTTTATATGATGGGTGGCTTTGGGTGTATGGCGCATTCTTATTAATTGGTATCAGTGCAAAGCTGATCATTAGAAAAGTGACCGTCCAAAACATAGCCGTAGCAATAATTACAGCAGTTCTTATTCATTGGATCGTTACAGATCTTGGTGTGTGGATCGGCAGCAGGATTTATACCCAAACATGGGTTGGATTAATAGAATGTCTTAATGCTGCCATCCCGTTTGAATTAAGATTATTAACAGCAACTGTTATTTATAGCACAATTATGTTTGCTGTGTTTGAATTGATGCAGAAAAAATATTCAGCATTAAGAATAGCGTAG
- a CDS encoding cysteine-rich CWC family protein, which yields MPQHEPKTCPRCNKQFECRVGDTPNCQCSSISLSVEEQAFIEDRYADCLCIGCLKELKNKYIFFKEKFLNH from the coding sequence ATGCCACAGCATGAACCAAAAACATGTCCGCGTTGTAATAAACAATTTGAGTGTCGTGTTGGTGATACTCCAAATTGTCAATGCAGTTCCATATCACTGTCTGTAGAAGAGCAGGCTTTTATTGAAGACCGTTATGCAGACTGTTTGTGCATCGGTTGTTTGAAAGAACTAAAGAACAAATATATTTTCTTTAAAGAAAAATTTTTGAACCATTGA